From one Coriobacteriia bacterium genomic stretch:
- a CDS encoding cupin domain-containing protein has protein sequence MADNRIGAKITTLRESLQLSRDDLAQRCDCDVAVIAGLEGGDIAPSLAPLIKITRALGVRLGTLLDDDSHVGPVITRKDAAEEVARLKSLETSSDAGVLDFFSLAEGKTSRHMEPFMITVNPATGEGRALSSHEGEEFVYVLNGEIEIEYGKDLHVLRAGDSIYYDSIVPHQLRAHGDIAARILAVVYAPA, from the coding sequence ATGGCTGACAACCGGATCGGCGCCAAGATCACCACGCTGCGCGAGTCGCTGCAGCTCTCACGCGATGACCTCGCACAGCGTTGCGACTGCGACGTCGCGGTCATCGCCGGACTCGAAGGCGGCGACATCGCGCCGTCGCTCGCACCGCTCATCAAGATCACTCGCGCGCTGGGCGTACGGCTCGGCACGCTTCTGGACGACGACTCGCACGTGGGTCCGGTCATCACCCGCAAGGACGCCGCCGAGGAGGTCGCGCGCCTCAAGTCGTTGGAGACCTCGAGCGACGCCGGTGTACTCGACTTCTTCTCGCTGGCCGAGGGCAAGACCTCGCGCCACATGGAGCCGTTCATGATCACCGTCAATCCCGCCACGGGCGAAGGTCGTGCGCTCTCGAGCCACGAGGGCGAGGAGTTCGTGTACGTGCTCAACGGCGAGATCGAGATCGAGTACGGCAAGGACCTCCACGTCCTGCGCGCGGGCGACAGCATCTACTACGACTCGATCGTGCCGCACCAGCTTCGCGCGCACGGCGACATCGCCGCACGCATTCTCGCCGTCGTCTACGCACCGGCGTAG